In one window of Candidatus Zixiibacteriota bacterium DNA:
- a CDS encoding T9SS type A sorting domain-containing protein produces GLHDSIYVNPVLADIDDDGYADIIAGGKNKIFALDRHFLTLADFPLTIDRADPNDYAIAAPVVADINGDHHQDIVIVTSNGNCYAFGPELLYGFPIAAGGVGVGSPLIYKKSNSGGLGFLGVDGWFYSYDVGFDSAQADWPMGGGDPYGSFHLKESRLGQPAISDMLPRDKFFSYPNPTLDGRTTIRYFLGADADITLTMYSLSGKRVDEIKINGRQGTGERPWDGSALPTGVYRCLIQADFGNETQTAFTDIAIIK; encoded by the coding sequence GGGCTTCACGACTCGATCTATGTCAATCCGGTCCTGGCCGATATTGATGATGACGGTTATGCGGATATAATTGCCGGTGGCAAGAATAAAATCTTCGCCCTTGACAGGCATTTTCTGACATTGGCCGACTTTCCGCTCACTATTGACCGCGCCGACCCGAATGATTATGCCATCGCAGCGCCGGTCGTGGCCGATATTAACGGCGATCATCATCAGGATATTGTCATCGTCACATCTAACGGCAATTGCTATGCTTTCGGACCGGAACTGCTATATGGATTTCCAATAGCTGCCGGTGGTGTCGGAGTGGGTTCTCCTCTTATTTACAAGAAGAGCAACAGCGGCGGGCTCGGCTTCCTGGGCGTAGATGGCTGGTTTTATTCTTATGATGTCGGTTTTGATTCCGCGCAAGCCGATTGGCCGATGGGCGGTGGCGATCCTTATGGGAGTTTTCATCTGAAAGAAAGCCGCCTCGGGCAGCCTGCAATTTCGGATATGCTTCCGAGGGATAAGTTCTTCTCCTACCCGAATCCCACTCTTGATGGCCGGACCACCATCAGATATTTTCTGGGGGCTGATGCCGATATCACTCTTACCATGTATAGTCTATCCGGGAAAAGAGTCGATGAAATAAAAATCAACGGCCGGCAGGGAACCGGCGAGCGGCCCTGGGATGGTTCCGCTCTGCCGACCGGCGTTTATAGATGCCTCATTCAGGCTGATTTCGGCAATGAAACGCAAACGGCATTTACCGACATAGCGATAATAAAATGA
- a CDS encoding DUF5683 domain-containing protein produces MRKAILLALAIFPMIYLPSMAINLESGRFAREISSIQNSGLNYAGSYTGDEQKETPGVGGDKSIYKYEYKSPKKAFLYSLIIPGWGQKYAGSKIFKPIVFLAADIGLWSFYFKYHGDGSRKTDEFQAFANTYWREGTDTTIETYRYWLQVHDKNEDSLTHQLPDSKTQQYYEMIGKYDQFRSGWVDYWGDTLKYDSAGKYVSPLRDKYNGIRGEANDLLNKAKTFIVISMVNHLLSAIDAAVAANRHNRNQSGDNWLSVRTEMKYYSATEQMPIVRLACRF; encoded by the coding sequence ATGAGAAAAGCAATTTTGTTGGCCCTGGCAATTTTTCCAATGATTTATCTGCCGTCGATGGCCATAAATCTCGAGAGCGGCCGATTCGCAAGGGAAATCTCGTCGATTCAGAACAGCGGCCTGAACTACGCCGGTTCCTATACGGGCGATGAACAGAAAGAGACGCCCGGCGTCGGCGGTGATAAGAGTATCTATAAATATGAATATAAATCGCCCAAGAAGGCCTTTCTCTATTCCCTCATCATTCCCGGCTGGGGTCAGAAATATGCCGGGTCAAAAATTTTCAAGCCGATCGTTTTCCTGGCTGCTGATATCGGGCTGTGGTCCTTCTATTTCAAGTATCACGGTGACGGCAGTAGGAAAACCGACGAATTTCAGGCCTTTGCCAATACTTACTGGCGAGAGGGTACCGATACAACCATCGAAACATACCGTTACTGGCTGCAGGTGCACGACAAAAATGAGGATTCTCTTACCCATCAATTGCCCGACTCAAAGACTCAACAGTACTATGAGATGATCGGCAAATACGACCAGTTCCGGTCCGGCTGGGTGGACTACTGGGGCGATACGCTCAAGTATGACAGCGCCGGGAAATATGTTTCACCTCTGCGGGATAAATACAACGGCATCCGTGGCGAGGCCAATGATCTTCTAAACAAGGCCAAGACTTTTATCGTCATATCTATGGTGAACCATTTACTCTCCGCCATTGATGCCGCCGTGGCCGCCAACCGTCACAACCGTAACCAGTCCGGCGATAACTGGCTTTCGGTGCGGACGGAGATGAAATATTATTCGGCGACCGAGCAGATGCCGATTGTGAGACTGGCCTGCCGGTTTTAG
- a CDS encoding NHL repeat-containing protein: MFWRILSLGLPVFLLLTGVFSAGCGPKEGSSGEQKPEHYPLGLILVKEISGTVLGRNLSQPVGLASDNIGAVYVVDAGNSRLLKFDRDFQPMREAGGFGAAEGLLSGPGYLTLDNNLNLYLPESGNRRISIFDTKLNYVGRIELSDPDDPLKFGHPAGLAVASYGEIWVADLDNSRLAVFNSVGNFDRFIGGVESSTGYLLTPGGMTRDARGNVFVCDAGNGLVKKFDRFGVYDTEFGGDLLKKPSGIDIDRFGHLWVVDAGVPGIFCFEERGGLVWSSQDIAAVGSIELKQPRDLTVVSDSLLVVSDTGRDRLVIYKILYPD; the protein is encoded by the coding sequence ATGTTTTGGCGGATTCTCAGCTTAGGCCTGCCCGTCTTCTTACTTCTGACCGGAGTATTTTCGGCCGGCTGCGGGCCAAAAGAAGGATCGTCCGGTGAACAGAAGCCGGAGCACTATCCGCTGGGATTGATCCTGGTAAAGGAAATAAGCGGAACCGTTCTGGGGCGAAATCTCTCACAGCCTGTTGGTCTGGCCTCCGATAATATCGGTGCTGTCTATGTTGTCGATGCCGGCAACAGCCGCCTGCTGAAGTTTGACCGCGACTTTCAGCCTATGCGTGAAGCCGGCGGCTTTGGCGCCGCCGAAGGATTGCTGAGCGGGCCGGGCTATCTTACCCTCGATAATAATCTCAATCTCTATTTGCCCGAATCAGGAAATCGACGCATTTCCATATTCGATACAAAATTGAATTATGTCGGCCGCATCGAGCTCTCGGATCCGGATGATCCCCTGAAATTCGGACATCCGGCCGGTCTGGCGGTGGCATCGTACGGTGAAATCTGGGTGGCCGATCTGGACAACTCACGCCTGGCCGTGTTTAATTCTGTCGGTAATTTCGACCGCTTTATCGGAGGCGTAGAATCCTCTACGGGATACCTGCTGACTCCGGGCGGTATGACCCGTGATGCGCGGGGGAACGTTTTCGTCTGCGATGCCGGTAACGGTCTGGTCAAGAAATTCGACCGTTTTGGTGTTTATGATACCGAATTCGGCGGCGATCTGCTCAAGAAACCTTCGGGCATAGATATCGATCGTTTTGGACATCTCTGGGTGGTTGATGCGGGAGTGCCGGGGATTTTCTGCTTTGAAGAGCGCGGTGGCCTGGTCTGGTCATCGCAGGATATAGCCGCGGTGGGCAGTATCGAACTGAAACAACCGCGCGATTTGACAGTCGTCTCGGACAGTCTTCTGGTCGTCAGCGACACCGGCCGCGATCGCCTGGTCATTTATAAAATTCTTTATCCTGATTGA
- a CDS encoding geranylgeranylglycerol-phosphate geranylgeranyltransferase, producing MRKIISVVKLIRIHNCLMAAIGVSVGWYLAGSGGGRQVYLTSLAVALVCGAGNALNDFLDIENDRINHPHRPLPQGELNPASALIVFVLFNLTAIVLGLKVDAAVTVTIIAGILLLIIYNLLLKRLLFWGNIAVSILGGSTFLVGGLSVSSASLTMIPGPIVPAAFAFLFHLGRELLKDIADLKGDRLNGYRTLPSILSPPKAQALAALIFGLLILVSLIPILQGWYRPAYNIITIGLVDIPLIILLAAVFIVKDIDRLKVINSLLKFLMIFGLLAFILGKR from the coding sequence GTGCGAAAAATCATATCGGTTGTCAAGCTGATCCGGATTCATAACTGCCTGATGGCCGCGATAGGAGTCTCGGTGGGATGGTATCTGGCCGGTTCGGGCGGAGGGCGACAGGTATATCTGACCTCTCTGGCGGTGGCTTTGGTCTGTGGCGCTGGTAATGCACTGAACGATTTCCTTGATATTGAAAACGATCGGATCAACCACCCACACCGGCCGCTGCCGCAAGGCGAATTGAATCCGGCAAGCGCGCTGATTGTATTCGTCCTGTTCAATCTGACTGCGATTGTGCTTGGCCTCAAGGTCGATGCGGCGGTGACGGTGACCATTATTGCCGGCATACTTCTCCTGATAATTTACAACCTGCTTCTCAAGCGACTCCTTTTCTGGGGGAATATCGCCGTATCCATTCTTGGCGGGTCGACCTTTTTGGTCGGCGGCCTTTCTGTTTCTTCAGCTTCGCTTACAATGATTCCCGGCCCAATTGTGCCGGCCGCCTTTGCATTTCTTTTTCATCTGGGGCGGGAATTATTAAAAGATATCGCCGACCTTAAAGGCGACCGATTGAATGGATATAGAACGCTACCTTCTATCCTGTCTCCCCCAAAAGCGCAGGCCCTGGCCGCTCTGATATTCGGTCTGTTGATCCTGGTGTCACTGATACCGATTCTCCAGGGTTGGTACCGACCGGCCTATAATATCATAACAATCGGCCTGGTCGACATTCCTCTTATCATTCTGCTGGCGGCAGTATTCATCGTAAAAGATATTGATAGACTTAAGGTTATTAATAGTTTATTAAAGTTTTTGATGATATTTGGACTCCTCGCCTTCATTCTCGGCAAAAGATAA